A window of Candidatus Hydrogenedens sp. genomic DNA:
GGTATTCGTATATATTATCCATGTTTTTATGAAACAAAACATTAATTAAAGTCGAAACTCCCATAGGGGCGGACCCATGCATCTAACAATGCAAGGGTCTGTGATATAACGTCCGCATCTTTGCTCCCAAGTGAAGTAATTATAGTTTCAACAGATGAAAATGAATTAACCACAGAGGACACGGAGATGAGCGGATGGAATGATAAGAATCGGTTCTGTGGTTCTCTGTGGTTCTCTGTGCACTCTGTGGTTGAATGTTCTTTGCCTTATGTAATTGCGAAGTAAAAACACAGGAAGGGGTGTCTACATAATGTAATGATGTGGCGGGGTGGAATTGCTCACGAAGGGATAGATTGGATGTTAATGGTTATTTTTTTAGGGGAGCAGGGATGCTCCCACTACTATCTTTCGGGGAGGATTAACTGTGGAGGAAATGGAGATATAAAGAGAAAGGGGTAGAGGTAGGAAAATAGGATTAGTTGTTTGATGGGGAGAAGACGAGTTTGATAATTTCTTCAGCAATGGTTTCGGAGGCAAGGGGTCGGGCTAACTTTTTTGCAGAATTGGACATGTTTTCGAGTAAAGTGGGGTCGTTTAGGATTTTACGGATACGGGGGAGTAATGAATCTGCGGAACAATCTTTGTCTAAGATTACTTCTCCTGCACCTGCATTTTCAATAGATCGTGCATTATGTTCTTGATGGTTGTCTGTGGCGTAAGGAAATGGGATAAGAATAGATGGTTTAGCTAATACTGTAATTTCTGCTAATGTAGAAGCACCAGAACGAGCCACGAGTAGGTCTGAAGCAGACATCAGGTCTGCCATGTCTTCATAAAATGGATACATTTTCAATGGGACTTTTGATTGAGATGCATGGTTTTTATATTTATCATAATCGTTGTGTCCTGTTATCCAGATAATTTGAAATTCGTTTGGCTCTAATTTGTTTAACATGTCGGAAACAGCAAGATTGATTGTATGTGCCCCTTGACTTCCTCCCATTACAAGGATAGTTTTTTGTTGGGGATTGAAACCTAATTGGGTGCAAATTTCTTCTCTTGAGGGTGGGGTTATAAAGGCGTGTCTCACAGGATTCCCTGTAATAATAAATTTTTTGGGGTCATATATTTCTTCGGGAAGGTTTTCAACAAGGGGGAAACTCAGGAATACTTTTTTTGCTTTTTTTGCAAGGATACGATTTGCCATTCCTAATCGGGAATTTTGTTCGTGTAGAACTGTGGGGATGTTTAAAATCTGGGCACACCATAAAATTGGGAAGGAGACATAACCTCCGACGCCGATTACAATCTGAGGCTGGAAACGGAGTAATATCTGAAAGGAACGAATTATTGAAATGGCTAATAAGGAAGCGGTTATTCCCTGCGAAATGCTTATTTTTCGGGGCCAACCACGAATAGGGACACTTCGGAAAGGGATTCCTCTTTGCTGGCATACCTTTTCTTCAAGATTTCCTTTCTTACCGACCCATTGCACAAGTAACTGATGGTCTCGCCGTTGTAATTCTTCCAGTATAGAGAGGGCAGGGAAAATATGCCCTCCTGTTCCACCACCTGTAATGATAACTTTCATGTGAAACCTCTAAATCCTAAATAATTTTGTTTATACAATTGTTTTTTACTTGGTTCTATAATATGTTATGTTTATTGTCCTGTTTTTTGTTCCTGTGGAAAGGCATTTGGGTCTAATTCTTTCAGGACACTACGATAACCTTCCATATCTTCAAGACGGAGTAGTAGAAGGTTTGCGATACCCAGTCCATACGTTTTGGGAACCATTGTTCGGGTATGTTTGGGAGTTTGTTCTATTCCTTCAAAGCGAAGGGTATGTATCCCTTCGGAAAGTTCGTGGATGTCTAAATAAACGGGTGCAATATCATAACCAGGGGCAGAAAAATCAATGGGTGCCCCAAAAGGTTTTCCGTCCATGTATGGTTGGAATACTCCACTGAAGATGGAGAAAATCATGTAAGAGTCAATGCGGTAGGTGCCTTTTTGTGTAATTTCGAAATCAAATTCAATGCTTGATTTTGGAGTAAGTGGAATATATAAAAGGAAGTATTCTGTTGGCACAGTTAGTATGGCAGGGTCAGCACGATATACCAGTGTGTCAAATTTAAGTGTTTTATAGGGGGGAATTCGTTTATCTGCGGTGGGGATGGGTTCGTCCCATGTTGTTGGGGTTGTTTGATACCAGAAGGCTACGGAACTTACCCAGTCTTTTCGTTCTTTGAAACCTGCGAGGTCCATTTTCGTTATGGGAGCCTTTTCGTTCATGATGCTACCTTTATGTTCAATAACAACTTTCAAACTTTTTTCGAAATGAACAGGGTCAGGAATATGCCAGCGATATATGCTTACACGGTCTCCTGCAAATACCCCTTCATACATAGGGACACCGTAGTAAGGGGCATAGAATTCGCGGAACCCCCATGCATCGTTGAAATAATCTTCTGTTCCTGTGCCTTTTAATTGGGGCGTCTCTGCTCCGTCAATATAGAAAAAGTCGTCTCCTTCTCCAAACCAGCCTGTTTCCATTTGTAGGGCGGAATAAACGGTGCCTACATAGTGCCCTTTTCCTTGAGTTTCGAGAAGGGTGTAATTTCCGGATTGTGCTGGATATTCCTGGCGATAGCGGGCATGGAAATAAGGGGTATCAGGTGTCCATTCATTAAGTTTTTTCCAATCCAGGTAATAATAAAATGAACCTACACGGATATCGGACTCATTTGTAACAGTTACTTTGATATGCTTTTGGAAGGGCATAGGCCAGAAACAAACTCGAGCACGACCTCGTGAGGTGTTTACGACAGGTTGGGATATGAATTCTTTATGTCCTGCCAGTCCTAATCCAAAGAAATCTCCAATGGGTGCCTCGACGCTGGGTTTTTCTAATCCATCATAATAAATACGCAATACAATGCTACGCGGATAGAATGGATTTTCTGTAGCGATGGTATTCCAGAAATGGGTAATCATTCCAGGACCATCCTCATCCATCAGTATAAGGGTCTGATTTGGTTCGATAGGACGAGCATCTCCATTTTTTTCGATGTCTTCTGCGGAACTGCTGTTTCGCATGCTTTGTCCAGCAAGGGGTTTTAGGAGACTTTCAAATGAAGTGTCCCCGAACGTATTATTCCCTACAAAAAGAAAGGCTACGATAATAGGGAATAATAATGAGAGAAGATGAGCATTTTTACTAAGTTTCATAATCTACCCTTTACATTAAAGTTACATTTTCATTTGCCTTTTAATTATTTTATCAAAAGTTCCCTGAGTTGGGATACTCTTTCAGCAAGATGATTCATAGCGGTCTGAATAGGTTCTGGAGTAGATAAGTCAACGCCAGCGGATTTAAGTTGTTCAAGGGGATATTTGGAGCCACCCATGCTCAAAAAATTTAGATAATTTTTCTGTGCTTTTTTGTCTCCTTCAATTAATTTTTTTGCAATTGCAATGGCGGAGGATATACCTGTGGCATATTTATACACATAGAAAGCATGGTAAAAATGAGGAATGCGGAGGCATTCTAATTCCAGTTGAGGGTCAATTGTTAGTGCTTCGCCGAAATAAATATTAAGTAGGTTTCGATATTCGTTGCGGAGGACATCCAGTGTTAAGGGCTGTCCTTGTTCTGCAAGGGTATGGATTTGTAATTCGAACTCTGCAAACATGGTTTGTCGAATTAATGTTGTGCGAATTTCATCAATTTCACGGCATATCAAACGGATACGGTCTTCTTTTGAAGGTAATTTCTGGAGGTAATAATGGACAAGGAGTTGTTCGTTGACTGTGGAAGCCACTTCCGCAACAAAAATGGTGTAGTGACTGTAATGGAATGGCTGTTTCTTATCGCTGAGATAACTATGCATAGAATGTCCTGCTTCATGGGCTAATGTGAAGACAGAGTCTTCCAGTTCATCTTTATAATTCATCAGGATATATGGCGGACAACGATAACAGCCCCAAGAAAAGGCACCACTTCGTTTTCCTTTGTTTTCATATCGGTCTACCCAGCGTTTTTTAAGCAGACCTTGTTCCAGCGTTTGAGTATATTCTTTCCCTAAAGGTGCCAATGCTGAGGTTATATCTTTAACAGCCTCTTCATATTTTCGTTTTCTCTGCTTTGTATCAATGAGAGGAACAAATAGGTCATAAGCATGAATATCTTTTATTCCCAACACGTGTTTTCTTAATTGGAGATAGTCAACCAGTGGTGCAATGTTTTTTTTCACGGCGTTTAGCAGGTTATGATAAACGGGGGGGGGGATATTTTCCTCGAAAAGGGCACTTTCTAAAACCGACTTGTATTTTCTTGCTCGTGCATGGAATACATCTTCTAAGACAGATGCGGACAAAGAGGCGGACATTGTGTTTGCATGCTCTTCATACGCTTTATAGTATTGGAAAAATGCCTTTTTACGTAGGTTTCGATTCTTACTTTCTAAAAGGATGCGAAAATTTCCATGAGTTAATTCAAGTTTGTTCCCTTTATCATCTGTAATTGTTCCGAACTTCAGGTCCGCATCATTCAATTGCTCAAAAATCTTCCCTGCTCCACCTGCACTTTCTGTATGTAATGCAAGAAGATACTCCTCTTTTTCTGAAAGGACATGAGGTTTAAATCTTCTTAGATTTTCTAATGAGAAGCGATATTTTTTCAATTCTTTACTTGTTAGAAATTCTTGAAATTTCTTATCGGGTATAGACTGAATTTCAGGTGCAATATAACTAACCGCTTGAGCCAATAGCATGCTTAGATATTGAACACGTCCAGCAAGGGCTAAATATTTCGTATTGGTTATGTCTTCACACGCTTTCAGGTTTGCGTATACA
This region includes:
- a CDS encoding DUF2961 domain-containing protein, with translation MKLSKNAHLLSLLFPIIVAFLFVGNNTFGDTSFESLLKPLAGQSMRNSSSAEDIEKNGDARPIEPNQTLILMDEDGPGMITHFWNTIATENPFYPRSIVLRIYYDGLEKPSVEAPIGDFFGLGLAGHKEFISQPVVNTSRGRARVCFWPMPFQKHIKVTVTNESDIRVGSFYYYLDWKKLNEWTPDTPYFHARYRQEYPAQSGNYTLLETQGKGHYVGTVYSALQMETGWFGEGDDFFYIDGAETPQLKGTGTEDYFNDAWGFREFYAPYYGVPMYEGVFAGDRVSIYRWHIPDPVHFEKSLKVVIEHKGSIMNEKAPITKMDLAGFKERKDWVSSVAFWYQTTPTTWDEPIPTADKRIPPYKTLKFDTLVYRADPAILTVPTEYFLLYIPLTPKSSIEFDFEITQKGTYRIDSYMIFSIFSGVFQPYMDGKPFGAPIDFSAPGYDIAPVYLDIHELSEGIHTLRFEGIEQTPKHTRTMVPKTYGLGIANLLLLRLEDMEGYRSVLKELDPNAFPQEQKTGQ
- the murG gene encoding undecaprenyldiphospho-muramoylpentapeptide beta-N-acetylglucosaminyltransferase, with product MKVIITGGGTGGHIFPALSILEELQRRDHQLLVQWVGKKGNLEEKVCQQRGIPFRSVPIRGWPRKISISQGITASLLAISIIRSFQILLRFQPQIVIGVGGYVSFPILWCAQILNIPTVLHEQNSRLGMANRILAKKAKKVFLSFPLVENLPEEIYDPKKFIITGNPVRHAFITPPSREEICTQLGFNPQQKTILVMGGSQGAHTINLAVSDMLNKLEPNEFQIIWITGHNDYDKYKNHASQSKVPLKMYPFYEDMADLMSASDLLVARSGASTLAEITVLAKPSILIPFPYATDNHQEHNARSIENAGAGEVILDKDCSADSLLPRIRKILNDPTLLENMSNSAKKLARPLASETIAEEIIKLVFSPSNN
- the pepF gene encoding oligoendopeptidase F, with the protein product MPCSKIKKLPLRSDVPVDFTWDLSPVFPNDDAWEKTYKNLEKEIPKFSQFRKKLAQSPEILFSCLELESKTGQILEKLSVYANLKACEDITNTKYLALAGRVQYLSMLLAQAVSYIAPEIQSIPDKKFQEFLTSKELKKYRFSLENLRRFKPHVLSEKEEYLLALHTESAGGAGKIFEQLNDADLKFGTITDDKGNKLELTHGNFRILLESKNRNLRKKAFFQYYKAYEEHANTMSASLSASVLEDVFHARARKYKSVLESALFEENIPPPVYHNLLNAVKKNIAPLVDYLQLRKHVLGIKDIHAYDLFVPLIDTKQRKRKYEEAVKDITSALAPLGKEYTQTLEQGLLKKRWVDRYENKGKRSGAFSWGCYRCPPYILMNYKDELEDSVFTLAHEAGHSMHSYLSDKKQPFHYSHYTIFVAEVASTVNEQLLVHYYLQKLPSKEDRIRLICREIDEIRTTLIRQTMFAEFELQIHTLAEQGQPLTLDVLRNEYRNLLNIYFGEALTIDPQLELECLRIPHFYHAFYVYKYATGISSAIAIAKKLIEGDKKAQKNYLNFLSMGGSKYPLEQLKSAGVDLSTPEPIQTAMNHLAERVSQLRELLIK